From Calothrix sp. PCC 6303, a single genomic window includes:
- a CDS encoding metallophosphoesterase family protein: protein MKFINEPSVETKIHKMKERIRFNHPLITQRGIDQTSMLLDDGNQENPEFSFMVIGDSGTKPSSNSLHQSDITPQRRVAKLMLPHQKECSFVLHTGDVIYVVGSREYYQQNFIEPYREFLEGGESPQNIKCDRMTFKTPILPVLGNHDYYDVPLMYRLIAGSTQSLRRFFRYRDIEIGWYGSNQGDAYAKAFMDYLAAIPSPKLLENHLDSFYTAKTDTGRCLRYEPGFFTRIPNRYYTFCYGGIDFFALDSNTFKNPPPLPSTKEGEIKRRELEKYHYEIAAEEIQILTACQQLNSEIFEEATKLDFLKARLNQIDEVKIDIETQLTANENTAVDFEQLNWLKQRLIASWNNPNVRGRIIYCHHPPYVTEKSKWEQSQTLAVRRRLRHVFDAVAATLGVEKLAGQPVVNLILNGHAHCLEYLKTTNTGHADSHLNCIVSGGSGHRPRRQRREGNELMEVFAGSSQSKVADSHLFLGRTNYGDEECLPYSFVRIDVKPGNPPKFVVKPFASNWYHNQWHDLDLEAFEF, encoded by the coding sequence ATGAAATTCATCAATGAACCGTCGGTAGAAACTAAAATTCACAAGATGAAGGAACGAATACGTTTCAATCATCCCTTAATTACCCAGCGAGGTATAGATCAAACTTCGATGTTGTTGGATGATGGGAATCAAGAGAATCCGGAATTTTCCTTTATGGTGATTGGGGATAGTGGTACTAAGCCTTCATCCAATAGCTTGCACCAATCAGATATCACTCCCCAGCGTCGAGTTGCCAAGTTGATGCTTCCCCACCAAAAAGAATGTAGTTTTGTCCTCCACACTGGGGATGTCATCTACGTTGTGGGTTCCCGTGAATACTACCAACAAAACTTCATTGAACCTTACCGGGAGTTTTTAGAAGGTGGAGAAAGTCCGCAGAATATAAAGTGCGATCGCATGACTTTCAAAACCCCTATTTTACCAGTTCTTGGCAACCATGATTACTATGATGTCCCCCTAATGTATCGTCTCATTGCTGGGAGTACTCAATCTTTGCGACGTTTTTTCCGTTACCGAGATATTGAAATTGGTTGGTATGGTTCCAATCAAGGTGATGCTTATGCTAAAGCTTTCATGGATTATTTAGCTGCTATTCCTTCCCCAAAACTGCTAGAAAATCACCTGGATAGTTTCTATACTGCGAAAACTGATACCGGGAGATGTCTACGTTACGAACCTGGCTTTTTCACCCGTATTCCCAACCGCTACTATACTTTTTGTTACGGGGGAATTGACTTTTTTGCCCTAGATTCCAACACTTTCAAAAATCCTCCACCTCTTCCCAGTACCAAGGAGGGTGAAATCAAGCGTCGGGAGTTAGAAAAATATCACTACGAGATTGCAGCGGAAGAAATCCAAATTTTGACTGCTTGTCAGCAATTAAATTCTGAAATTTTTGAGGAAGCAACAAAGTTGGATTTCCTCAAGGCAAGGTTAAACCAAATTGATGAGGTGAAAATCGACATTGAAACCCAACTCACTGCAAATGAAAATACTGCGGTGGATTTTGAACAACTCAACTGGTTAAAACAAAGATTAATTGCATCTTGGAATAATCCAAATGTGAGGGGAAGAATTATTTATTGCCACCATCCACCCTATGTTACCGAAAAAAGTAAATGGGAGCAGTCACAAACTTTAGCTGTGCGTCGTCGTTTGCGTCATGTATTTGATGCTGTTGCGGCAACTCTGGGTGTTGAAAAACTGGCTGGGCAACCAGTTGTTAACCTCATTTTAAATGGTCATGCTCACTGTTTGGAATATTTGAAAACAACTAATACGGGACATGCTGATTCCCATCTTAATTGTATTGTTTCTGGTGGTAGTGGACACCGCCCTCGTCGTCAACGTCGGGAAGGGAATGAGTTGATGGAAGTTTTTGCTGGAAGTTCTCAGTCTAAGGTTGCTGATTCTCATCTTTTTCTGGGACGTACTAATTATGGGGATGAGGAATGTTTACCTTATTCTTTTGTCAGGATTGATGTCAAACCTGGTAATCCTCCGAAGTTTGTTGTTAAACCTTTTGCAAGTAATTGGTATCACAATCAATGGCATGATCTTGATTTAGAAGCTTTTGAATTTTAA
- a CDS encoding GNAT family N-acetyltransferase has translation MVPRFSLPPNFYIRRAQIKDKWEIKRILWTWNDSRTTLPINLNILALIAVFSILLYFNFFLFLGSFLIYLAYESQSRKYTNFWVISHRGSVVGCAELRVYQKYSLLFNLCLKTGYRRRQLGSYLVSHLIYQATKPLYLSCYRELIPFYSRFGFVAISPTSLSPELQAVLGVSPHTAIIPMQLV, from the coding sequence ATGGTTCCCAGATTCTCTTTACCGCCAAATTTTTATATTCGTCGCGCTCAAATTAAGGATAAATGGGAAATAAAGCGGATTTTGTGGACTTGGAATGATAGCCGCACAACTTTACCAATCAATTTAAATATATTAGCTCTAATTGCAGTTTTCTCCATCCTATTATATTTTAATTTCTTCCTATTTTTGGGTTCTTTCCTCATTTATTTAGCCTATGAATCTCAGTCTCGCAAATATACAAATTTCTGGGTTATTTCTCACCGAGGTTCTGTGGTGGGTTGTGCAGAGTTGAGGGTTTATCAAAAATATTCATTATTATTCAATCTCTGCCTAAAAACAGGATATCGTCGGCGGCAACTCGGTTCCTATCTGGTATCACACCTAATTTATCAAGCTACTAAACCTCTTTATTTATCTTGTTATCGGGAACTAATTCCTTTTTATTCCCGTTTCGGTTTTGTTGCTATTTCCCCTACAAGTTTATCTCCAGAGTTACAAGCTGTTTTGGGTGTTTCTCCCCATACAGCTATTATTCCGATGCAGTTAGTTTGA
- a CDS encoding aspartate carbamoyltransferase catalytic subunit → MPNNTWNRHHILSLADFTAAEYNTVLKTAASFREVLSRRTKKVPTLQGQVVANLFFEPSTRTRSSFELAAKRLSADTLNFASASSSMTKGETILDTAKTYLAMGTDIMVVRHKEAGVPDAIAQEMDRLDSRVSVLNAGDGQHEHPSQGLLDLFTICSLIDPIQPRIELLQGKKIAVVGDILHSRVARSNIWSLTATGAEVHLAAPPTLLPKWFAEFVEGEDSPIANRKLFIHWDLEPALQDADFVMTLRLQKERMTAHLLPSLREYHQLFGITRKRLELCKPGVKVLHPGPVNRGVEISSDIMDDAELSLIQAQVTSGVAVRMALLYLIGSGKSV, encoded by the coding sequence ATGCCTAATAACACTTGGAACCGTCATCATATTCTTTCCCTCGCCGATTTTACTGCCGCTGAGTACAACACAGTTCTGAAAACTGCTGCAAGTTTTCGGGAAGTGCTATCCAGGAGAACCAAAAAAGTTCCAACTCTCCAAGGGCAAGTAGTTGCAAACCTATTTTTTGAACCTTCCACCCGTACCCGCAGCAGTTTTGAGTTAGCGGCAAAGCGTCTTTCTGCTGATACCCTGAATTTTGCTTCCGCAAGTTCCTCCATGACTAAAGGTGAAACCATCTTAGATACAGCAAAAACCTACTTGGCGATGGGAACTGATATTATGGTGGTACGCCATAAAGAGGCTGGAGTACCAGATGCGATCGCACAAGAGATGGATCGTTTAGATTCTAGGGTAAGTGTCCTCAATGCGGGTGATGGACAGCACGAACATCCATCCCAAGGACTCCTAGATTTATTTACCATTTGTTCGTTAATTGACCCCATACAGCCGAGAATTGAACTACTACAGGGTAAGAAAATTGCTGTAGTTGGTGATATTCTCCACTCACGCGTTGCCCGTTCTAATATTTGGAGTTTAACAGCAACTGGGGCGGAGGTTCACTTAGCTGCACCTCCAACTCTCCTTCCCAAGTGGTTTGCGGAGTTTGTTGAGGGTGAAGATTCTCCCATTGCCAACCGCAAGTTATTCATCCACTGGGATTTGGAACCAGCTTTACAGGATGCAGATTTTGTGATGACTTTACGGTTACAGAAGGAACGGATGACTGCACATTTATTACCTAGTTTGCGGGAATATCATCAATTATTTGGGATTACTCGCAAGAGGTTGGAGTTGTGCAAACCTGGGGTGAAGGTGTTGCATCCAGGTCCAGTTAATCGTGGCGTGGAGATTAGTTCTGATATCATGGATGATGCTGAATTAAGCTTGATTCAAGCTCAAGTAACTAGTGGTGTGGCAGTCAGGATGGCATTGTTGTATTTAATTGGTAGTGGGAAATCTGTATGA
- a CDS encoding flavin monoamine oxidase family protein, with the protein MSHSPLLRKLARTINSAYFCEKNRISTAEGMEAISALEFQMSIKRSKRREFLANMGKFALLGGTIGVTSGSFRRTLAAPLPIDAKIAIIGAGLAGLSCGYSLQKQGIQATLYEASNRAGGRCYSLENFFPSQVAERGGEFIDTLHLTMLGYAREFNLQLEDVGKEPGEIFYYFDGLSYNESAIVDEYRNFVAAMGEDLRTLGQPTANSFTPADQILDFTNLQDYLDSRGAGNLIKNTIKAAYIGEYGLEINQQSCLNFLQFIHADKRSKFQPFGVFSDERYHVIGGNQQIVEGLKNRLQGQIEYGKKLIAAKKNNSGKIELSFEGSLSQTFDAVVFAIPFSTLRAVDLQGLQLPQWKINAINNLVYGTNSKLMVGFNSRPWATLGSNGSCYANLPYLQGSWETNPSQATQNRAVLTDYSGGNLGANLKPQKLQQETANFLNNLKLVFPGVNNSAVRTNNNQFLAHLENWSLNPLNRGSYTCNQPGYFTTIANNEGRSVDNLYFAGEHTSSFYEWQGFMEGAALSGITAAKQILRDFKVSAN; encoded by the coding sequence ATGAGTCATTCACCACTATTGCGGAAACTAGCACGCACAATTAATAGTGCTTATTTTTGTGAAAAAAATCGCATCTCTACCGCTGAAGGGATGGAAGCTATATCAGCATTAGAATTTCAGATGTCAATTAAGCGGAGCAAACGACGCGAATTCTTGGCTAACATGGGAAAATTTGCCCTTTTAGGGGGAACAATTGGTGTCACCTCTGGCAGTTTTCGTCGCACTTTGGCTGCACCACTACCAATAGATGCCAAAATAGCTATTATCGGAGCAGGCTTAGCAGGACTTAGCTGTGGGTACTCACTCCAAAAGCAAGGAATTCAAGCTACCCTGTATGAAGCAAGTAACCGAGCAGGTGGACGCTGCTATTCTTTAGAGAATTTTTTTCCCAGTCAAGTTGCTGAAAGAGGTGGAGAATTTATTGACACCTTACATCTGACGATGCTGGGATACGCAAGAGAATTTAATTTACAACTGGAAGATGTTGGAAAAGAACCAGGAGAAATCTTTTACTATTTTGATGGACTATCTTACAATGAGTCAGCAATAGTTGATGAATACCGGAACTTTGTGGCAGCAATGGGTGAAGATTTGCGTACACTCGGACAACCAACTGCTAATAGCTTTACTCCAGCAGATCAGATTCTTGATTTTACCAATCTTCAAGATTACCTCGATAGTCGTGGAGCCGGAAATTTAATTAAAAACACCATCAAAGCGGCGTATATTGGGGAATATGGATTAGAAATTAACCAACAAAGCTGTTTGAATTTTCTACAGTTTATCCATGCAGATAAGCGCTCCAAGTTTCAACCTTTTGGTGTATTTAGTGATGAACGTTACCATGTCATTGGTGGGAATCAGCAAATTGTAGAAGGGTTGAAAAATCGTCTACAAGGGCAGATTGAGTACGGTAAAAAGTTGATTGCAGCCAAAAAGAATAATTCTGGCAAAATAGAATTATCTTTTGAAGGTAGCCTCAGCCAGACATTTGATGCTGTAGTTTTTGCAATTCCCTTTTCTACCTTGCGAGCTGTAGATTTACAGGGGCTACAACTTCCTCAGTGGAAAATCAATGCTATTAATAATCTAGTTTATGGTACCAATTCAAAATTGATGGTGGGCTTTAATAGTCGTCCTTGGGCTACTCTTGGAAGTAATGGGAGCTGCTATGCCAATCTACCATATCTGCAAGGAAGTTGGGAAACTAATCCTAGCCAAGCGACTCAGAATAGAGCAGTGTTAACAGATTATTCTGGTGGCAACTTAGGTGCAAACCTCAAACCGCAAAAACTGCAACAGGAAACTGCTAATTTTCTCAACAATTTGAAACTTGTTTTTCCAGGAGTAAATAATTCAGCAGTAAGAACCAATAATAATCAGTTTTTAGCACATTTGGAAAATTGGTCATTAAATCCCCTGAATCGCGGGAGTTACACCTGTAACCAACCAGGTTATTTTACCACCATCGCTAACAATGAAGGTAGATCAGTGGATAACCTCTATTTTGCCGGGGAACATACGAGTTCTTTCTATGAGTGGCAAGGTTTTATGGAAGGTGCTGCTCTTTCAGGTATCACCGCTGCCAAGCAAATACTGAGAGATTTCAAAGTTAGTGCTAACTAA
- a CDS encoding ATP-binding protein has product MLKSHRYQIPSNFLVAQLVSAIIISLGCVVLLGWYFDVEVIKAGFGVSQTTIKANEALCFVFAGASLWLVLQCENSRVFYYLGILCARFSIVVGGLTFSEYIFGWNLDIDQILFVDSSSTSLIHPGRMGLNAAVNFMLFGRALELLYEPKTPKNNWYNQILTILGGLISLQVIIGYFYQIDIAQGVILKQYLMSLDTAILFIVLCVGILLARSESAIMQLFTSNSDVGLLARKLLAGAVVIPLILGWLILQGYRARIYDVGFAMSLFAIAVMVMLGILIWRSAASIESLSEQRDISDRLCQRTQAALNANEQKLQSLVEANVIGISFGDVQGNITNANDELLKIIGYNREDLGSQLLSGQNLTPPEYHQLDLQKIAEAKENGACKAYEKEYIRQDGTRVPILIGYTLTGENRDESVAFILDLSERKKIEEALSSQQKWLEELLNLMPIPLLLIEPGTAKVTFANQAAEEIAGGKFAKNVPGEEYHTVYYCTDAQGNRIPDMETPGVRVAKGEKLTDFEMDWHTSKGIRSLLIHADTLPAMHGNPANCVFVFQDITKLKQVESSLSLGYKRLNLLFNTANNLLSNQEPVVLLESVLHQLSEQIGLDCYFNYLVDEKQQEMKLVSYSGVTEEEAKSIQAFQGNPQHLTNDLRLASDKLRRASFAYVQQSTDTNIQLLRDLGLEAYASFPLIVQGELLGILAFGSRKHCKFSENELGMMQAVCDQVAIAMQRNSLLSSLQRQTEQLREANRMKDEFLAILSHELRSPLNAIMGWAQLLRSRPQLDEAKKAQAIETIERNAKAQKQLIEDLLDISRIIRGKLRLNVSACDVIPIITSAIESVRIAAEAKEIKVQFYLDNQYSQVYITADAERLQQVIWNLLTNAIKFTPPGGNVEIKLTLQPTDSNTSNKSTVKIHVADTGMGIASEFLPYVFDRFRQADSSSTRSHGGLGLGLSIVRQLVELHGGTVAVTSLGEGQGATFTVQLPLLESKTIPNSLPTSSPQLTPASIFNTPSLTGICVLIVDDEADSRDFLVTVLQQCDAEVIAVASVAEALTAISQHHPQVLVSDIGMPGEDGYSLIRKIRKLSPGEGGKIPAAALTAYARPEDRVRAIREGFQLHLPKPIEPAELAAVVASLVGRT; this is encoded by the coding sequence ATGTTGAAATCTCATCGTTACCAAATTCCTTCAAACTTCTTAGTAGCGCAGTTAGTCAGTGCTATTATTATTTCCCTGGGATGTGTTGTTTTACTAGGTTGGTATTTTGATGTTGAAGTCATAAAAGCTGGTTTCGGAGTTAGTCAAACCACAATCAAGGCAAATGAAGCACTGTGTTTTGTATTCGCTGGTGCTTCCCTTTGGCTAGTTTTACAGTGTGAAAATTCAAGGGTATTTTATTACTTGGGAATTCTCTGTGCGCGGTTTTCAATTGTGGTGGGGGGACTAACTTTTTCGGAATATATTTTCGGTTGGAATCTAGATATTGACCAAATTTTATTTGTGGATTCTAGTAGCACAAGTTTGATTCATCCTGGTAGGATGGGTTTGAATGCGGCTGTAAATTTTATGTTGTTTGGTAGGGCTTTGGAGTTATTATATGAACCAAAAACCCCTAAAAATAACTGGTATAACCAAATACTTACTATTCTTGGAGGATTGATTTCTCTACAGGTAATTATTGGTTACTTTTATCAAATTGATATTGCTCAAGGTGTCATATTAAAGCAGTATTTAATGTCTTTAGATACAGCCATCCTATTTATTGTGCTGTGTGTTGGCATATTATTAGCACGTTCGGAGTCCGCAATTATGCAGTTATTTACAAGCAATTCTGACGTGGGGTTGTTAGCGCGGAAGTTACTAGCTGGTGCTGTGGTAATTCCCCTGATACTGGGGTGGTTAATTTTACAAGGATATCGAGCAAGGATATATGATGTCGGGTTTGCCATGTCCTTGTTTGCCATTGCAGTGATGGTGATGTTGGGGATTTTGATTTGGCGCTCTGCTGCTAGTATAGAGAGTCTGAGTGAGCAACGTGATATCTCTGATAGGCTATGCCAACGCACTCAAGCTGCATTGAATGCAAATGAACAAAAGTTGCAGAGTTTGGTGGAAGCGAATGTGATTGGTATTTCCTTTGGGGATGTGCAGGGAAATATCACCAATGCCAATGATGAACTGCTAAAAATTATCGGTTATAACCGTGAAGATTTGGGTTCACAGTTACTTTCTGGACAAAATTTAACCCCACCAGAGTACCATCAGTTAGATCTACAGAAGATTGCTGAGGCTAAAGAAAATGGTGCATGTAAAGCTTATGAGAAAGAATATATTCGCCAAGATGGGACTCGTGTACCAATTTTAATTGGTTACACCTTAACTGGGGAAAATCGTGACGAGTCGGTGGCATTTATTTTAGATTTGAGCGAACGCAAGAAAATCGAAGAGGCTTTGAGTAGTCAGCAGAAATGGCTGGAAGAATTGCTGAATTTGATGCCAATTCCCTTATTATTGATTGAACCAGGAACTGCAAAGGTAACTTTCGCTAATCAAGCAGCGGAGGAAATTGCTGGGGGAAAATTTGCGAAAAATGTCCCAGGGGAGGAATACCACACAGTTTACTACTGTACTGATGCCCAAGGAAATAGAATTCCCGATATGGAGACTCCGGGAGTTAGGGTTGCCAAGGGGGAAAAACTCACAGATTTTGAGATGGATTGGCATACTTCTAAAGGTATCCGCTCACTTTTAATCCATGCTGATACTTTACCAGCAATGCATGGCAACCCAGCTAATTGTGTTTTTGTATTTCAAGATATTACTAAACTCAAACAGGTGGAAAGTTCCCTTTCCCTGGGTTATAAACGCTTAAATCTTCTCTTCAACACGGCAAATAATCTTTTATCCAACCAAGAACCTGTGGTGTTATTGGAAAGCGTTTTACACCAGTTGTCGGAACAAATTGGTTTAGATTGTTATTTTAACTATTTGGTGGATGAGAAGCAGCAGGAAATGAAACTTGTTTCCTATAGTGGTGTAACTGAGGAAGAAGCCAAAAGTATTCAAGCTTTTCAAGGCAATCCACAGCATTTAACGAACGACTTACGACTTGCCTCAGACAAGCTACGTCGCGCAAGCTTCGCATACGTGCAACAATCTACTGATACCAATATTCAACTGCTGCGTGATTTAGGTTTGGAGGCTTATGCTAGCTTTCCCTTAATTGTTCAGGGAGAATTATTGGGAATTTTGGCTTTTGGTAGCCGCAAGCACTGCAAATTTAGCGAAAATGAATTAGGCATGATGCAAGCTGTGTGTGATCAAGTTGCCATTGCGATGCAGCGTAACAGCTTATTGTCTTCTTTGCAACGACAAACAGAGCAATTGCGGGAAGCTAACCGGATGAAGGATGAATTCTTAGCTATCTTATCCCATGAATTGCGATCGCCATTAAATGCCATTATGGGATGGGCGCAGTTATTGCGATCGCGTCCGCAGTTAGATGAAGCAAAAAAAGCCCAAGCAATTGAAACAATTGAACGGAATGCCAAAGCGCAGAAGCAGTTAATTGAGGATTTACTGGATATTTCCCGAATAATTCGCGGTAAACTCCGTCTCAATGTTAGTGCTTGTGATGTTATCCCCATCATCACATCCGCAATTGAATCTGTCCGCATCGCTGCTGAAGCCAAGGAAATCAAAGTTCAATTTTATTTAGATAATCAATATTCCCAAGTTTACATCACCGCCGATGCCGAAAGACTACAGCAAGTTATTTGGAATCTCCTAACCAACGCCATCAAATTTACACCTCCTGGGGGAAATGTCGAAATCAAGCTGACTTTACAACCAACTGATAGCAATACTTCCAATAAGTCAACAGTAAAAATACATGTTGCTGATACAGGAATGGGTATCGCTTCCGAATTTCTGCCCTACGTATTCGATCGTTTTCGTCAAGCCGATAGTTCCAGCACGCGATCGCATGGTGGATTAGGCTTAGGATTATCAATAGTTCGGCAATTAGTCGAACTCCACGGAGGTACAGTTGCCGTCACAAGTTTAGGGGAAGGGCAAGGTGCCACCTTCACTGTCCAATTACCCCTTCTCGAAAGTAAAACCATCCCCAATAGTTTACCTACTTCCTCCCCCCAACTCACCCCAGCTTCCATCTTCAATACTCCTTCCTTAACTGGAATCTGTGTCCTAATTGTGGATGATGAAGCAGATAGCCGTGATTTTCTAGTTACCGTCCTCCAACAATGTGACGCTGAGGTGATTGCGGTTGCTTCCGTCGCTGAAGCTTTAACAGCTATTTCCCAACACCATCCCCAGGTATTAGTAAGTGATATTGGAATGCCAGGGGAAGATGGATACTCTCTCATCCGTAAAATACGTAAGTTATCTCCAGGGGAAGGAGGCAAGATTCCCGCTGCTGCCCTCACAGCTTACGCCCGCCCAGAAGATAGAGTTAGGGCAATTCGTGAAGGTTTCCAATTACACCTTCCCAAACCCATCGAACCAGCAGAACTTGCGGCTGTGGTTGCAAGTTTAGTAGGGAGAACTTGA
- a CDS encoding nucleotidyl transferase AbiEii/AbiGii toxin family protein: MTFRLEHHNKILTILECLDDEVLREGSAYFGGGTLLALDFEEYRRSNDVDFICSIGTEGYKYLRTLIFDHGYKGLFRDSSKIKIGRSTTDQYGIRMIIGVDDIWIKTEIIAENRFQLDVPRYPKWSPVPCLSLNDCFTSKLLANADRYMDSSVEARDLIDLAVLRLQSEIPESSIDKAENTYEVIRPLKKAIELFQQRPDYRQKCFQGLQVDQNHIPKIIDGLDLLSIDLSLSHTQRVFQEQHDIFTDDLEA, from the coding sequence ATGACCTTTAGATTAGAACACCATAATAAAATTCTCACAATCCTCGAATGTTTAGATGATGAGGTACTTAGGGAGGGTTCTGCTTACTTTGGTGGTGGAACCCTTCTTGCTCTTGATTTTGAAGAATACCGACGGAGTAATGACGTTGATTTTATTTGCTCTATTGGTACAGAAGGCTACAAATACCTGCGTACATTAATATTTGATCATGGGTATAAAGGGTTATTTCGTGATTCAAGTAAAATCAAAATTGGACGTAGTACAACTGACCAGTATGGGATTCGGATGATAATTGGTGTAGATGATATATGGATAAAAACGGAAATTATTGCTGAAAATCGTTTTCAACTAGACGTACCGAGATACCCAAAATGGTCGCCTGTTCCATGCTTAAGCTTAAATGATTGCTTTACATCTAAACTATTAGCAAATGCTGATCGATATATGGATAGTAGTGTAGAAGCTAGAGATTTAATCGATTTAGCAGTTCTTAGATTACAATCTGAAATACCTGAATCATCAATTGATAAAGCTGAAAATACATACGAGGTTATACGACCTTTAAAAAAAGCAATTGAACTCTTTCAGCAAAGACCAGATTATAGACAAAAATGTTTTCAAGGTCTACAAGTTGATCAAAATCATATTCCCAAAATCATTGATGGTCTTGATTTGCTTTCCATAGATTTAAGTTTATCTCATACTCAAAGGGTTTTTCAAGAACAACATGATATATTTACTGATGATTTAGAAGCATAA
- the codA gene encoding cytosine deaminase — protein MSQFAYDLVLRGGKLLGENQDAIDIGIRDKKIIAIASQLEGAGNIELAVSGKLISPPFVESHVHLDSALTAGEPRWNESGTLFEGIQIWGERKQGITLADVKQRAIETLKQQASYGVLFVRTHADVSEPNLIALQALLEVREKVKDWITVQVVAFPQDGIYSQPENEALLVKAVEMGADVVGGIPHYELTREDGVRSVQRIFELAQQYDRLIDIHCDEIDDDQSRFLEVVAACAIRTGMGSKVTASHTTAFASYNNAYALKLIGFLQRAKINLIANPLINITLQGRTDSYPKRRGVTRVKELWQAGLNVSFGHDCIQDPWYSLGTGNMLDVAHMGVHVCQMTGTSEIDACYDMVTRNGAKTLNLVDYGVEVGKTASLVVLDVRDTYGGKQRYNAIRLRSRPLYVISQGVRLEI, from the coding sequence ATGTCGCAGTTTGCCTACGATTTAGTTTTGCGTGGTGGTAAGTTGTTGGGGGAAAATCAGGATGCAATAGATATTGGAATTAGGGATAAAAAGATTATAGCGATCGCATCCCAACTAGAAGGTGCTGGGAATATAGAGTTGGCTGTTTCTGGGAAGTTAATATCCCCCCCGTTTGTGGAATCCCACGTCCATTTGGATTCGGCTTTAACTGCTGGGGAACCTCGATGGAATGAAAGCGGAACTTTGTTTGAGGGAATTCAAATTTGGGGGGAAAGGAAACAGGGAATTACCCTTGCTGATGTGAAACAACGGGCAATTGAGACGTTGAAACAGCAAGCTAGCTATGGGGTATTATTTGTGCGGACTCACGCAGATGTGAGTGAACCAAATTTAATTGCCCTACAAGCACTTTTGGAGGTGCGGGAGAAAGTGAAGGATTGGATAACTGTTCAGGTGGTGGCTTTTCCCCAGGATGGCATTTATTCTCAACCTGAAAATGAGGCTTTATTGGTGAAAGCTGTGGAAATGGGTGCGGATGTGGTGGGGGGTATCCCTCACTACGAACTAACTCGTGAGGATGGTGTCCGTTCGGTGCAGCGGATTTTTGAGTTGGCGCAGCAGTATGATAGGTTGATTGATATTCACTGTGATGAAATCGATGATGATCAATCACGGTTTTTGGAAGTGGTGGCTGCCTGTGCAATTAGGACGGGGATGGGTAGTAAGGTGACTGCTAGTCATACGACGGCTTTTGCTTCTTACAATAATGCCTATGCTTTGAAGTTGATCGGTTTTCTGCAACGGGCAAAAATTAACTTGATTGCCAACCCTTTAATTAATATTACTTTGCAGGGCAGAACTGATAGTTACCCGAAACGCAGGGGGGTAACAAGGGTAAAGGAACTTTGGCAAGCTGGGTTAAATGTGAGTTTTGGTCATGATTGTATCCAAGATCCATGGTATAGCTTGGGTACGGGGAATATGTTGGATGTAGCACATATGGGGGTACATGTATGCCAAATGACGGGAACTTCGGAAATTGATGCTTGTTATGATATGGTGACGCGAAATGGAGCCAAAACCCTCAACTTGGTAGATTATGGGGTGGAGGTGGGGAAGACGGCATCTTTAGTTGTTTTGGATGTACGCGATACCTACGGTGGTAAACAACGCTATAATGCTATACGCCTACGTTCTCGTCCTTTGTATGTGATTTCTCAGGGTGTGAGGTTGGAGATTTAA